In the genome of Bremerella sp. P1, the window TTGCCAAGGCGAGCGTCTCGATCGGCGACTCGGCTGAGTAGGGGGGCGTGCCGGTCAATATCTCGCAGAGAACGGCCCCCAGGGCGAAGACGTCCGATGGTTTACCACGCTCGCCCACCGTTTGCTCAGGCGGCATATACGACGGTGAGCCCATCACCGTGCCGGCCATTGTTTGTGCGCTGGAAGATAAGTCCTCCACCAAAACGTCCTTTGCGTGACTGGCGTTCCCATTGGATAGAGCGTTCGTACCCATGTCCTCCGATGGTTCGCCATCGTCAGACAGTATCTTTGCCAGCCCCCAATCCATGACCTGAACTTCATCGAACTGACCCACCATCACGTTGTCAGGCTTCAGGTCACGATGAATGATGTTGACCGAATGAGCATAGGCAACGGTCTGGCAGATCTGATTGAAGATCGACAGAAACCGCGAACGATCCTCGTCGAGCGTTGTGCGTTGTGAAAGCAACGCAGAGAGCGTTTCGCCTCGGACGAGCTTCATTGCAAAGAACGGCTTGTTCGGTGCCAACAAACCAAGGTCGTACACCGGGGCAATGCCTGGGTGTTGTAGTCGTGCGCCGATTCTCGCCTCAAAAAGAAATCGTCGGAGCGCATCTGAATTGGTCAGTTGGCCTTCATGGAGAACTTTGACGGCAACGTCCCGTTCCAGGTCACGGTCTCGGGCCGAGTAGACCACCCCCATGCCGCCACGTGCAATCTCTTCGCCTAATCCGTACCGCGAGGGAGATCGCGAGTCGTCTGGCAACTCAACAACAATCTCTCCGGAGGTGGACGCGGCGATGGAAATGCCTTGTTCAAACTGAAGGAAATGGTTCACCTTGTCCTTCAAGGCCGCGTCGTCGCCGCATGCGATGACGATGAAATCTTTCCGCTGTTGCATGTCGAGCAGGATCGCATCATCGACAATCTCCAGGGCACGTTTTACAAGATCGGCAGTCATTCTTCCGTTGGCTCCGACAACTCACTTCGCAGCCAGACGCGTGTGCCTGCCCATTGCTTCTGGATGGTTCTCTTGGAAACATCAAGCACTTCGGCGACCTCATCATTGGTCAGCCCGCCGAAGAACCGCAGCTCGACGATCCGGGCACGTTGGCTGTCGATGGCCGCCAGCTTCTTCAAAGCTTCATCCAATGCGAGAACGTCTTCGTCGCTTTCAGGCGAGACGATGAGATCCTCGTCCAGTGCAATGCGTTGTCGTTCTCCTCCCCGCTTCTGGGCACCTTTGCGGCGAGCATGATCGACCAGCAGATGCCGCATGGCCGTCGCTCCGACCGCAAAGAAGTGGGAACGGCCTCGCCAATCGACTTTGTCCTGGTCGACCAGCTTCAGGAAGACCTCGTGCACCACGGCTGTTGGTTGAAGCGTGTTGCTTCGCGTTTCATGCCCAAGATACTTGTTCGCCAATTGCCGGAAATCGCCATAGACCAACTCGATAAGACGATCGGTTCCGCTGCGATCGCCCGCGGACATTGCGGAGAGAATAAGTGTGGCTTCGGAAGACATAGGCTTGGCTTTTCCCGCACGGGCAGCGATCATCGCGCCCTCGACGTAACCCCTTACTGTTTCTAAGTATAGCACCTACTGAAATCGATTCAGAGACTTCGCCGCGTTGATTTCACGGTACTTTCTTCAAGAAAAACCGGGTGATCGCTTCACCTTTGAGCTCTAGACTGCGTGTATCTCTTCGGAGGGAGGTTATTCGGCCTCTCAGAACAATACTTACTGGCAAGTCTTCTCTTGCCAGGTGGGTAAGTACGCGGAGGAGTATCTGTTATGACACGCAAGCTTCTTGTTACCGTCCTGATAACGGTAATGTTGTTGCCATCTACGCTGTTTGCCGCCCCGGATATCTCGAACAAGGTCGTATTGGCGAATCTCGATCGATATCCGGCAACCGTCCGCCTGGGCGAAACACGCCGAGAGATCAAACCTGGCAAGGCTTCGCTACTTTCTCCCAAATCGTACCCCGTCACGATCGAAGTCTGGTCGGGAAACACCAAGGAAGGATGGCGCAAGGAAACGATCACCAAGGCCGGCAAGTACGCGTTCAACTTCAAACGTGGAAGTTGGAGCCTGACGGAGCTGAAGAAGTCGACAACACCAACGATAAGTTCACCATCTAGCCCTAAGGTTGTCCGGCAACAAATCATTCAGCGGCCTGCCAGGCGACTGCCGATCAACGCCGACCGCAATCGCTGGTCACCCCTGGCACGCGCTGTCTATGGAGCCGGACGGATCTATCAGTTCGTACGCGATGAACGCGATCGCGACCTGCTGAGGGAACTGCTAATTCGTGCCCGTGAAGATGAAGATTGGGACCGTTTGGAGAAGTGGCTGAAGGATGAACCGATTCCCGAGCTTTACAAGAAGGACATCCGCGAAGGTTTCGATGACCTGGCTAAACTGAGTGACGCCGACTGGAAGGAAATCGAGACCGCCGATGAGAAAGACTGGGACCAGGCAAAGGCCGACCTAGGTGATCTGATCTCGGAGGATGAATGGGAAAACGTTACCGGCGACTTCGCTGAAATCGATAACGAAGAGTTCTGGCAAGATGATGTCGACGTCGATCTGGGTGACCTCGACTACACCGAGGACCTTGACTTCGAAGACGTCGACCTGGGCGACCTGGATGGCAATGACAGCTTCGATATCGATGGTCTCGACTTCGCGGAAGATTTTGACGTCGGCGATTTTGAAATCGACAATGACAGCTACGACCTTGGCGACTTCGATGACTTCGGAGGCTACGACGGATCATTTGACGTGGATGTCGGCGACTTCGGCGGCGGCTACTTTGGCGACGACGATTTCGGAGACTTTGGTGGCGACGACTTTGACTTCGACTTTGGAGGAGACGACTTCGGTAGCTTCGACGATTTCTAAAGTGGACTGCCACCGGCAGTGAGATTCACGTTCAACTTCTAACATTCGTTTAACCAACACAACCACGACGCGAACGCGTCCTCGTTGCAAGCACACCTATAAGGAGTTCTAAGATGAGAAAGTTTTGTTTTACCGTAATCGCCTTTGGCATCGCAACTTTGCTGGCCGTTCCTTGTGCCAACGCCTGTTCCCGGATTTTCTGGAACGACAACGGCGTCGCCATGGTGACCGCTCGAACGCTCGATTGGGCACACAGCTTTGAAGACTACCTCATGGTGATTCCACGAGGTCAGGAAATGAACGGTGGTTTCGAGGACAGCCCGAAGTGGACCTCCAAGTATGGATCGTTGGTCTGCACGATCGGTCCCTATATCCACGATCACTACGGTTTTGACTACGTGGATGATGGA includes:
- a CDS encoding sigma-70 family RNA polymerase sigma factor, with amino-acid sequence MIAARAGKAKPMSSEATLILSAMSAGDRSGTDRLIELVYGDFRQLANKYLGHETRSNTLQPTAVVHEVFLKLVDQDKVDWRGRSHFFAVGATAMRHLLVDHARRKGAQKRGGERQRIALDEDLIVSPESDEDVLALDEALKKLAAIDSQRARIVELRFFGGLTNDEVAEVLDVSKRTIQKQWAGTRVWLRSELSEPTEE